Proteins co-encoded in one Haladaptatus sp. ZSTT2 genomic window:
- a CDS encoding Lrp/AsnC family transcriptional regulator gives MVEEAIDDVDRAILYALQEDARNMSSGDIAERTGTSDSTVRKRINRLESDRVIKGYSASVDYQKSGYPLRMLLYCTASIPQRGECIPEILGIDGVVSVQELVTGEQNLLVTAVGESDSDITQVAQKLLDMGLTIADEVLVRSHETTPFGKFSPEDQTETDR, from the coding sequence ATGGTCGAAGAAGCGATTGATGACGTTGATAGGGCGATCTTGTATGCACTGCAGGAAGACGCCCGAAATATGTCGTCCGGAGATATCGCGGAGCGCACCGGGACCTCAGACAGCACCGTTCGCAAGCGGATCAATCGGCTCGAATCCGACCGGGTAATTAAAGGATACAGCGCCAGCGTCGATTACCAGAAGTCAGGCTATCCACTCCGAATGTTGCTCTATTGCACCGCCTCGATACCGCAGCGTGGTGAGTGCATCCCCGAAATTCTCGGGATAGATGGTGTCGTTTCGGTTCAGGAGTTGGTCACCGGTGAACAGAACCTCCTCGTTACTGCCGTTGGCGAGTCCGATAGCGATATCACGCAAGTGGCACAGAAACTTCTCGATATGGGGCTCACCATCGCCGACGAGGTTCTCGTACGAAGCCACGAGACGACGCCATTCGGCAAGTTTTCTCCCGAGGATCAAACGGAGACTGATCGATAA
- a CDS encoding PadR family transcriptional regulator → MNDGNLESVVESVQDWVGSERDWTDGSSSRTALVISCSMEGWNPQEPLWPVDAAWNLIKVQTLGNQAWRRHEGEMVLDGNIEHLRTQYDVGAVLVVGHTKCTVLEDAHEEWVAPASQSPAGIKARLDPLRLIVRDGFKEGTITESTPLRTVRCRLVEFNVHRQVQFLRQALPRSITVAGYVHDQDGVYGSFPDNWYLVALDGKIEPQTIRTQLPEDTTVHVASLLR, encoded by the coding sequence ATGAACGATGGCAATCTCGAATCCGTCGTTGAGTCGGTTCAAGACTGGGTCGGTTCTGAGAGAGACTGGACAGACGGTTCGAGTTCACGCACGGCACTCGTCATTTCGTGTTCGATGGAAGGTTGGAACCCCCAAGAACCACTGTGGCCGGTTGACGCCGCTTGGAACCTCATCAAGGTGCAGACCCTCGGAAACCAGGCCTGGAGGAGACACGAGGGCGAAATGGTTCTAGATGGCAATATCGAACATCTCAGAACTCAGTACGACGTTGGGGCAGTCCTCGTCGTTGGACACACGAAGTGTACGGTTCTCGAAGACGCACACGAGGAGTGGGTTGCGCCTGCGTCACAGTCTCCCGCAGGGATCAAAGCACGACTAGATCCCCTTCGCTTGATCGTCAGAGATGGGTTCAAAGAGGGAACCATTACAGAATCAACGCCGCTTCGGACGGTACGGTGTCGACTCGTCGAATTCAACGTCCACCGACAGGTTCAGTTCCTTCGTCAAGCACTCCCTCGGTCGATCACGGTAGCTGGCTACGTTCACGACCAAGACGGAGTATACGGCTCGTTTCCAGATAACTGGTATCTGGTTGCGCTCGACGGTAAAATCGAACCGCAGACTATCCGAACCCAACTCCCCGAAGACACGACGGTTCACGTTGCGAGTCTGTTGCGCTGA
- a CDS encoding proton-conducting transporter transmembrane domain-containing protein: protein MSGHNSKKTVGTLPNTTVKSPYVPVALTWLVWTLFAASIVVLATRIQFGGTWSIPGVVAIDGLTVLMWVVVTFFSGVVHSYSRRYMAGSTHETRFFSTVFGFTLVVMGLVAADHIALFGLLWLSMGLLMAKLVGTVRGWTQAQAAERVARRYFLASSVLLGVALTALWWLTGATTISGIEAAAETLGGPVWLVAASALVLAAMIQSALVPFHNWLLSSMTAPTPASALMHAGFVNAGGILLTRFAPVITVDAGLMFAVVAIGGASAIGGRLLKSVQTDVKSKLGCSTVGQMGFMIMQAGLGFFGAAITHLILHGFYKAYQFLSAGERVEHTSPDARPSRTTARLTSVVDVIVTLVTGLAGGVLFAMLTGKGQHVDSGLLLTFFVVFTTLHASRSAIEQTALPTTVRYGAVPLVFFPAIIVYAVVYESVSMLLEIGPVTTELTLLHGIIVVVFVGVYIGIETGIHENSQRLYVALLNASQPSSDTVLTTTEDYNEY, encoded by the coding sequence ATGTCAGGACATAACTCGAAGAAGACGGTCGGAACGCTCCCGAACACGACGGTGAAATCACCGTACGTGCCCGTCGCACTGACGTGGCTCGTGTGGACACTGTTCGCTGCGAGTATCGTGGTTCTCGCCACGCGAATTCAGTTCGGTGGCACCTGGTCGATCCCCGGCGTGGTCGCCATCGACGGACTGACAGTCCTGATGTGGGTTGTCGTCACTTTCTTCAGCGGTGTCGTCCACAGCTACTCGCGCCGGTACATGGCTGGCAGCACCCACGAGACGAGGTTTTTCAGCACCGTATTCGGTTTCACGCTAGTCGTGATGGGGCTCGTCGCGGCAGACCATATCGCACTGTTCGGACTCCTCTGGCTGTCGATGGGGTTGTTGATGGCGAAGCTCGTCGGTACCGTCCGCGGCTGGACGCAGGCACAGGCAGCCGAGAGGGTCGCCCGCAGATACTTCCTCGCCAGCAGCGTGCTCCTCGGGGTCGCGCTGACCGCGTTGTGGTGGTTGACTGGCGCGACCACGATTTCCGGAATCGAAGCGGCCGCCGAAACGCTCGGAGGACCGGTGTGGCTCGTCGCAGCGAGCGCGCTCGTCCTCGCGGCGATGATTCAGTCAGCGCTCGTCCCGTTCCACAACTGGCTGCTCTCTTCGATGACTGCACCGACCCCAGCCTCGGCACTGATGCACGCCGGATTCGTCAACGCAGGTGGCATCCTGCTGACTCGTTTCGCGCCGGTCATCACTGTCGACGCCGGGCTCATGTTCGCGGTGGTCGCAATCGGCGGCGCCAGTGCAATCGGCGGGAGGCTGCTGAAATCGGTTCAAACAGACGTCAAATCTAAGCTCGGCTGTTCGACGGTCGGGCAGATGGGGTTCATGATCATGCAGGCTGGTCTCGGCTTTTTCGGAGCCGCCATCACCCACCTCATTCTGCACGGCTTCTACAAGGCCTACCAATTTCTCAGCGCTGGCGAGCGGGTCGAACACACCAGCCCGGATGCACGGCCGTCACGCACAACAGCCCGTTTGACGAGTGTCGTTGACGTCATCGTGACGCTGGTGACCGGGCTCGCCGGTGGTGTGTTGTTCGCCATGTTAACTGGAAAGGGACAGCACGTCGACAGTGGCCTCCTCTTGACGTTCTTCGTGGTGTTCACCACGCTACACGCGTCCCGGAGCGCAATCGAGCAGACCGCACTTCCAACGACGGTTCGCTACGGGGCCGTTCCGTTGGTCTTCTTCCCCGCCATCATCGTCTATGCCGTCGTCTACGAGAGCGTCTCGATGCTTCTTGAAATCGGGCCGGTGACGACCGAACTGACACTCCTCCACGGTATCATCGTCGTCGTCTTCGTCGGCGTCTACATCGGCATCGAGACCGGCATCCACGAGAACAGCCAACGTCTCTACGTCGCACTACTGAACGCCAGCCAACCGTCGTCGGATACCGTGTTGACCACAACGGAGGACTACAATGAATACTGA